A genomic region of Mycobacterium sp. Aquia_213 contains the following coding sequences:
- the pstC gene encoding phosphate ABC transporter permease subunit PstC, which translates to MSLSGTKPVLAAINPRAARRGDRIFSSVAAAAGSTIVIAIVLIAVFLLIRAIPSLRANHANFFTSNEFDTSDAEKLAFGIHDLLMVTLLSAISALVLAVPVAVGIAVFLTQYAPVRLARPFAAMVDLLAAVPSIIFGLWGIFVLAPKLEPLAEFLNRNLGWVFLFKQGNVSLAGGGTIFTAGVVLSVMILPIVTSVAREAFRQTPLIQMEAAQALGATRWEVVRMTVLPYGRSGVVAASMLGLGRALGETVAVLIILRASARPGNWSLFDGGYTFASKIASAASEFSEPLPTGAYISAGFALFVVTFVVNAAARAIAGGKVNA; encoded by the coding sequence GTGAGTCTGTCCGGGACAAAGCCTGTCCTGGCTGCGATTAACCCACGCGCGGCGCGGCGGGGCGACCGAATATTCTCCTCGGTCGCCGCCGCTGCCGGATCGACGATCGTGATCGCGATCGTGCTGATCGCGGTATTCCTGTTGATTCGTGCTATCCCGTCGCTGCGGGCGAACCACGCGAACTTCTTCACCAGCAACGAATTCGATACCAGCGACGCCGAGAAGTTGGCGTTCGGTATCCATGACTTGCTGATGGTCACGCTGCTGAGTGCGATCAGCGCACTGGTGTTGGCGGTGCCGGTCGCGGTCGGAATTGCGGTGTTCCTCACTCAATATGCGCCGGTGCGGCTGGCGCGCCCGTTTGCCGCGATGGTCGATCTACTGGCCGCGGTACCGTCGATCATCTTCGGGCTGTGGGGAATCTTCGTGCTGGCGCCCAAACTGGAGCCGTTGGCCGAGTTTCTCAATCGCAACCTGGGGTGGGTCTTTCTGTTCAAGCAGGGCAACGTGTCGCTGGCGGGCGGCGGCACCATCTTCACCGCCGGCGTTGTGCTTTCGGTGATGATCCTGCCGATCGTCACCTCGGTAGCGCGAGAAGCGTTTCGCCAGACCCCGCTTATTCAGATGGAAGCTGCCCAGGCGCTGGGCGCAACCCGGTGGGAGGTCGTGCGAATGACCGTGCTGCCGTATGGGCGCAGCGGTGTCGTCGCGGCCTCAATGCTGGGTTTGGGCCGCGCGCTCGGCGAAACCGTTGCGGTGCTGATTATCTTGCGCGCGTCCGCCCGCCCGGGTAACTGGTCCTTGTTCGACGGTGGATACACGTTTGCCTCGAAGATCGCCTCCGCGGCATCCGAATTCAGCGAACCGCTGCCGACCGGGGCCTATATCTCGGCGGGATTCGCGCTTTTCGTGGTGACGTTCGTGGTCAACGCGGCCGCCCGTGCGATCGCCGGCGGGAAGGTCAACGCATGA
- a CDS encoding poly-gamma-glutamate hydrolase family protein: MQTRRHLYFAYGSNLCVRQMARRCPDATDPRPAVLSDHDWLINQRGVATVEPFAGNQVHGVLWQLSDHDLAALDSAEGVPVRYRRDELTVHTDDGPAPAWVYIDDRTTPGPPRPGYLPKIIDGAVHHGLPQRWIDFLRRWDPTRWPRPASARSASGPGPQSLSELLIQPGVLETSRLRSRFGFLAIHGGGLEEMTDVIAERAADAAGASVYLLRHPDRYPHHLPSARFDPAESPRLAEFLEHVDVAVSLHGYGRIGRSTQLLAGGRNRALATHLARHIQLSGYQVVTDLDDIPLELRGLHPDNPVNRVREGGTQLELSVRVRGLSPRSPLPGSDGLSPVTSALVRGLAAAARSW, translated from the coding sequence ATGCAGACGCGCCGGCATCTCTACTTCGCATATGGCTCCAACCTGTGCGTCCGACAAATGGCGCGACGCTGTCCCGATGCCACCGATCCGCGGCCGGCGGTGCTGTCCGATCACGATTGGCTGATCAATCAGCGCGGCGTGGCGACCGTCGAACCCTTCGCCGGCAATCAGGTGCACGGGGTGCTCTGGCAACTTTCCGACCACGACCTGGCCGCCCTGGACAGCGCCGAGGGCGTTCCGGTGCGCTACCGGCGCGATGAATTGACCGTGCACACCGACGACGGCCCGGCACCGGCCTGGGTCTACATCGACGACCGGACGACCCCGGGACCGCCCCGCCCCGGCTACCTGCCAAAGATCATCGACGGCGCCGTCCATCACGGGCTTCCGCAACGCTGGATCGACTTCTTACGGCGCTGGGATCCCACCCGCTGGCCTCGCCCGGCCTCCGCAAGGTCGGCGTCCGGGCCTGGGCCACAGTCACTTTCGGAGCTGCTGATCCAGCCGGGTGTGCTCGAGACCAGTCGGCTGCGGTCCCGTTTCGGCTTCTTGGCCATCCATGGCGGCGGCCTGGAAGAGATGACCGACGTCATTGCCGAACGCGCGGCCGACGCCGCGGGCGCGTCCGTGTATCTGTTGCGCCATCCCGACCGCTACCCGCATCACTTACCGTCGGCGCGGTTCGATCCGGCTGAATCACCGCGACTCGCTGAGTTTCTCGAGCATGTCGACGTCGCGGTCTCGCTGCACGGGTATGGCCGCATCGGGCGCAGCACGCAACTGCTGGCCGGGGGCCGCAATCGCGCGCTGGCCACCCACCTCGCCAGACACATTCAGCTGAGCGGCTATCAGGTCGTCACCGACCTCGACGATATTCCGCTCGAACTACGGGGGCTACATCCTGACAACCCGGTAAACCGGGTACGCGAAGGCGGAACACAACTCGAATTGTCCGTTCGCGTCAGAGGTCTCAGCCCGCGCAGCCCGCTGCCGGGGTCTGATGGCCTGTCGCCGGTCACCTCCGCCCTGGTGCGGGGGTTGGCAGCCGCGGCACGCTCCTGGTAA
- a CDS encoding SDR family oxidoreductase, giving the protein MSKRRVLVTGASKGIGRAVVDRLAADGYEPIGLARTAPPDFPGQFVAVDLGDRAATAAALEAIVAEGPVDAVVNNVGLARFGHIGSIDLDDLSLTYDMNVRTAVQVVQAVLPGMVEAGWGRIVNISSLTTTGVDERTPYAAAKGALETATRIWAGELASSGITVNAVAPGPIETEMYRERSPVGSAREALVLKDIPLQRVGTPAEIAHVICMLLHEDAGYITGQIVRVDGGGSIGAT; this is encoded by the coding sequence ATGTCGAAGCGGCGAGTGCTGGTCACCGGGGCGTCGAAGGGAATTGGGCGTGCGGTCGTAGACCGTCTGGCCGCCGACGGCTACGAGCCGATCGGGCTCGCGCGCACGGCGCCGCCGGACTTTCCGGGCCAATTCGTGGCGGTCGACCTGGGTGATCGGGCGGCCACCGCGGCAGCCCTCGAAGCGATCGTCGCCGAAGGCCCGGTCGACGCGGTGGTCAACAACGTCGGCTTGGCCCGGTTCGGCCACATCGGGTCGATCGATCTGGACGACCTGTCCCTGACGTACGACATGAATGTGCGCACCGCGGTGCAGGTGGTGCAGGCCGTGCTGCCCGGCATGGTCGAGGCGGGGTGGGGTCGCATCGTCAACATCAGCAGCCTGACGACGACCGGCGTCGATGAACGCACTCCGTACGCCGCCGCGAAGGGCGCATTGGAGACCGCGACCCGCATCTGGGCCGGTGAGCTCGCGTCGTCTGGCATCACCGTGAACGCCGTGGCCCCGGGGCCGATCGAGACCGAGATGTACCGGGAACGCAGCCCCGTCGGGTCGGCGCGCGAAGCGCTGGTTCTCAAGGACATCCCGTTGCAGCGGGTAGGCACCCCCGCCGAAATCGCGCACGTGATCTGCATGTTGCTCCACGAGGACGCCGGCTACATCACGGGCCAAATCGTCCGGGTCGACGGCGGCGGCAGCATCGGCGCCACCTAA
- the pstA gene encoding phosphate ABC transporter permease PstA, translating to MSTETLREPLKVTVLQPLSWRRRITNHVATALFLVSFGVALVPLVWVLWVVIERGGYAVTRPGWWTHSLRGVLPEEFAGGVYHALYGTIVQAGVASVLAVPLGLMTAVFLVEYGSGRLARVTTFMVDVLAGVPSIVAALFIFSLWIATLGFQQSAFAVALALVLLMLPVVVRSTEEMLRLVPDELREASYALGVPKWKTIVRIVFPIATPGIISGVLLSLARVIGETAPVLILVGYSRSINLDIFHGNMASLPLMIYTELTNPEHAGFLRIWGAALTLIILVAAINLIAAGFRFLATLRR from the coding sequence ATGAGCACCGAGACACTCCGCGAGCCGCTCAAAGTCACGGTGTTGCAACCGCTCAGTTGGCGGCGCAGGATCACAAACCACGTCGCGACGGCCCTTTTCCTCGTCTCGTTCGGTGTGGCGCTGGTACCGCTGGTCTGGGTGCTCTGGGTGGTGATCGAGCGGGGTGGGTACGCCGTCACCCGTCCGGGTTGGTGGACGCATTCGCTGCGCGGGGTGCTGCCCGAGGAGTTCGCCGGCGGGGTCTACCACGCGCTGTACGGGACGATAGTGCAGGCGGGCGTGGCTTCCGTGCTGGCCGTGCCGCTGGGCTTGATGACTGCGGTGTTCCTGGTGGAATACGGCTCGGGCCGGCTGGCGCGGGTGACCACGTTCATGGTCGACGTGCTCGCCGGGGTTCCCTCGATCGTGGCGGCGCTGTTCATCTTCAGTCTGTGGATCGCCACTTTGGGGTTTCAGCAGAGCGCTTTCGCCGTGGCGCTGGCACTGGTCCTGCTGATGTTGCCGGTCGTGGTGCGGTCCACCGAGGAGATGCTGCGACTGGTGCCCGACGAACTGCGCGAGGCCAGTTACGCGTTGGGTGTTCCCAAATGGAAAACGATTGTGCGGATTGTCTTTCCGATTGCGACGCCGGGCATCATCTCCGGCGTCCTGTTGTCCCTTGCCCGCGTGATCGGCGAAACCGCGCCGGTGCTGATCCTGGTCGGTTACAGCCGTTCCATCAACCTCGACATCTTCCACGGCAACATGGCCTCGCTGCCGCTGATGATCTACACCGAACTCACCAATCCAGAACATGCGGGATTTCTGCGGATCTGGGGCGCGGCGCTGACGCTGATCATCCTGGTGGCGGCGATCAACCTGATCGCCGCGGGTTTTCGATTCTTGGCAACGCTGCGGCGCTGA
- a CDS encoding DUF732 domain-containing protein, whose amino-acid sequence MPLSRWLAGLAAPLMVGVALVSTASVAAADTADANFLAHMRALGFTWPPGDDGDILFMAHHICADRWNGWSSQQIADDIHNTLGPRGINFGDTTAMVNLAVSTYCP is encoded by the coding sequence ATGCCTTTATCCCGCTGGTTGGCCGGACTCGCCGCCCCCCTCATGGTTGGCGTCGCCCTGGTGTCGACCGCTTCGGTCGCGGCCGCCGATACCGCTGACGCCAACTTCCTGGCCCACATGCGCGCCCTCGGATTCACGTGGCCGCCCGGGGACGACGGCGACATCCTCTTTATGGCGCACCACATCTGTGCCGACCGGTGGAATGGCTGGTCTTCGCAACAGATTGCGGACGACATCCACAACACCTTGGGCCCGCGCGGCATTAATTTCGGCGACACCACCGCGATGGTGAACCTCGCCGTATCGACCTACTGCCCGTAG
- the pstS gene encoding phosphate ABC transporter substrate-binding protein PstS, translating into MRINRFGAVLCVVATAALMLSACGNDNNATGEKSTTPASPVKVSCGGKPKLKASGSTAQANAMTRFVKAYEQACPGQTVNYTPNGSGAGIGEFAGNQTDFAGSDSTLAPGEYAAAERRCGSPAWQLPTVFGPIAITYNVDGLASLTLDGQTTARIFNGGITKWNDLAIQELNPGVSLPAEPIQVVFRSDESGTTDNFQKYLDAASKGAWGRGAGKKFNGGVGEGAKGNDGTSAAVKANDGSISYNEWSFAQAQHLGTAKIVTSAGPDPVVISADSVGKTIAGAPIVGQGNDLALDTNSFYRPNQPGAYPIVLATYEVVCSKYPDPAVGTAVRAFLQSTIGAGQNGLGDNGYVRVPDAFIFRLSVAVNAIS; encoded by the coding sequence TTGAGAATCAACCGATTTGGTGCCGTCCTGTGCGTTGTGGCTACTGCAGCACTGATGTTGTCGGCGTGTGGCAATGACAACAACGCTACTGGTGAAAAGTCGACGACACCGGCGTCGCCGGTGAAGGTGAGCTGCGGCGGCAAACCGAAACTGAAGGCCAGTGGATCCACGGCCCAGGCGAACGCGATGACGCGGTTCGTCAAGGCTTACGAGCAGGCGTGTCCGGGCCAGACGGTGAATTACACACCCAACGGTTCGGGCGCGGGAATCGGCGAATTCGCAGGAAATCAAACCGATTTCGCTGGTTCGGACTCGACGTTGGCGCCGGGCGAGTACGCCGCCGCCGAGCGTCGCTGCGGCTCACCGGCGTGGCAGCTGCCCACGGTGTTCGGCCCGATCGCGATCACCTACAACGTCGACGGCCTGGCTTCGCTGACTCTCGACGGTCAGACCACGGCCAGGATCTTCAACGGCGGCATCACCAAATGGAATGATCTCGCGATTCAGGAGCTCAACCCGGGCGTCAGCCTGCCCGCCGAGCCGATTCAGGTCGTGTTCCGCAGTGATGAGTCGGGGACAACGGATAATTTCCAGAAGTATCTCGACGCCGCTTCCAAGGGCGCATGGGGTAGGGGCGCCGGAAAGAAGTTCAACGGCGGTGTCGGTGAGGGCGCCAAGGGTAACGACGGCACCAGCGCGGCCGTTAAGGCCAACGACGGATCCATCTCCTACAACGAATGGTCATTTGCGCAAGCCCAACACCTGGGCACCGCCAAGATCGTCACGTCGGCGGGTCCGGACCCGGTTGTGATCAGCGCCGATTCGGTGGGCAAGACGATTGCCGGAGCGCCGATTGTCGGACAGGGCAACGACTTGGCTCTCGACACGAATTCGTTCTACCGCCCGAATCAGCCCGGCGCGTACCCGATCGTATTGGCGACGTACGAGGTTGTGTGCTCGAAGTATCCCGATCCCGCGGTCGGTACCGCCGTGCGGGCGTTCCTGCAGAGCACGATCGGTGCTGGCCAGAATGGCTTGGGAGACAACGGATATGTTCGCGTTCCGGATGCATTCATATTTCGGCTGTCGGTTGCCGTCAACGCGATCTCGTGA
- a CDS encoding Nramp family divalent metal transporter, translating into MAQDTRASLKTSWYLLGPAFVAAIAYVDPGNVAANVSSGTQFGYLLLWVIVAANVMAGLVQYLSAKLGLVTGRSLPSAIGKEMSRPLRLTFWAQAEIVAIATDVAEVIGGAIALRILFGLPLPLGGVITGVVSLLLLSIKDRRGQILFERVITGLLLIIAIGFAASFFVATPPPDAVLGGLVPRFHGAESVLLAAAILGATVMPHAVYMHSGLVLDRHGHPEPGPQRRWLLRVTRLDVVLAMAVAGTVNAAMLLVAAINLQGREVTGTIDGAYAAIHTTLGPTIAVLFAVGLLASGLASSSVGAYAGAMIMQGLLHRSIPMIVRRLVTLCPAVALLAFGLDPTRSLVISQVVLSFGIPFAVLPLVRLTSNRKLMGADTNHPITTVIGWGVALLVSVLNVVLIYLTVKPH; encoded by the coding sequence TTGGCGCAGGACACCCGGGCCTCGTTGAAGACGAGTTGGTATCTGCTCGGGCCGGCATTCGTCGCCGCGATCGCCTACGTCGATCCGGGGAACGTCGCGGCGAACGTCAGCTCCGGCACGCAGTTCGGCTACCTACTGCTGTGGGTGATCGTCGCAGCCAATGTGATGGCCGGCCTGGTGCAGTACCTTTCGGCCAAACTCGGGTTGGTCACCGGGCGCTCGTTGCCCTCGGCGATCGGCAAGGAGATGAGCCGCCCGCTCCGGCTGACCTTCTGGGCACAGGCTGAAATCGTCGCGATAGCAACCGATGTCGCCGAAGTCATCGGTGGCGCGATCGCGCTGCGGATCCTGTTCGGTCTGCCGTTGCCACTCGGCGGGGTCATCACCGGCGTGGTCTCGTTGCTGCTGCTGTCGATCAAAGACCGGCGCGGCCAAATTCTTTTCGAGCGCGTCATCACGGGCTTGCTGCTGATCATCGCAATCGGGTTCGCGGCCAGCTTCTTCGTCGCCACGCCCCCGCCCGACGCCGTGCTCGGCGGATTGGTGCCGCGGTTCCACGGCGCCGAAAGCGTGCTGCTGGCCGCCGCCATTCTGGGCGCCACCGTGATGCCGCACGCGGTATACATGCACTCGGGTCTGGTGTTGGATCGGCACGGACATCCCGAGCCCGGCCCGCAGCGACGCTGGCTGCTGCGCGTCACCCGGCTGGACGTGGTGCTGGCGATGGCCGTCGCCGGGACGGTGAACGCGGCGATGCTGCTCGTCGCGGCGATCAACCTGCAGGGCCGCGAAGTGACCGGAACCATCGACGGCGCGTACGCCGCGATCCACACCACGTTGGGCCCGACGATCGCGGTGCTCTTCGCGGTCGGACTGCTCGCGTCCGGCCTGGCGTCGTCGTCGGTGGGCGCCTACGCCGGCGCCATGATCATGCAAGGTCTGCTGCACCGATCAATACCGATGATCGTGCGCCGCTTGGTCACGTTGTGCCCGGCCGTCGCGCTGCTGGCATTCGGTCTCGACCCGACCCGCTCATTGGTGATCTCGCAAGTCGTGCTGTCGTTCGGAATTCCGTTCGCGGTGCTGCCACTGGTCAGACTCACCAGCAATCGCAAGCTCATGGGCGCCGACACCAACCACCCGATCACGACGGTCATCGGCTGGGGCGTCGCATTACTGGTGAGCGTGCTGAACGTGGTGCTGATCTATCTGACCGTGAAACCGCACTGA
- the pstS gene encoding phosphate ABC transporter substrate-binding protein PstS gives MKLNRFGGLVGVLAAGTLVISGCGSDNNATGGSTTTGAPSGKVTCGGTKTLKASGSTAQANAMTRFVKAFEQACPGQTLNYTPNGSGAGIHEFTGGQTDFGGSDSPLSHDEYTAAQQRCGGAPAWNLPTVFGPIAVTFNINGVTSLSLDGPTLAKIFNGGITTWNDPAIQAINAGATLPGEPIHVVFRSDESGTTDNFQKYLDAASNGGWGKGAGKKFNGGVGEGAKGNDGTSAAVKGTEGSITYNEWSFAQAQHLNMAKIVTSAGPDPVAITTDTVGKTIAGASILGQGNDLVLDTISFYRPKQAGAYPIVLATYEVVCSKYPDSQVGAAVKAFLQSTIGAGQNGLGDNGYIPIPDAFGSRLSAAVNAIS, from the coding sequence TTGAAACTCAACCGGTTTGGCGGCTTGGTCGGGGTCCTGGCTGCTGGAACATTGGTTATCTCGGGATGTGGCAGCGACAACAACGCGACCGGAGGCAGCACGACAACGGGTGCGCCGTCGGGCAAGGTGACCTGCGGTGGCACCAAGACGCTGAAGGCCAGCGGTTCGACGGCCCAGGCAAACGCGATGACGCGCTTTGTCAAGGCGTTCGAACAGGCCTGCCCGGGTCAAACATTGAACTACACGCCTAACGGTTCGGGCGCCGGAATCCACGAATTCACCGGCGGTCAAACCGATTTCGGCGGATCGGACTCGCCGCTGAGCCATGACGAGTACACGGCCGCGCAGCAGCGCTGCGGCGGCGCGCCGGCGTGGAACTTGCCTACGGTGTTCGGTCCGATCGCGGTCACCTTCAACATCAATGGGGTGACTTCGCTGAGCCTGGACGGTCCGACCCTGGCGAAGATCTTCAACGGCGGTATCACCACGTGGAATGATCCCGCGATCCAGGCGATCAACGCCGGCGCGACTTTGCCGGGCGAGCCGATTCACGTCGTATTCCGCAGTGACGAGTCCGGGACTACGGACAACTTCCAGAAGTATCTCGACGCCGCTTCCAATGGCGGATGGGGCAAGGGCGCCGGAAAGAAGTTCAACGGCGGTGTCGGTGAGGGCGCCAAGGGCAACGACGGCACCAGTGCGGCCGTCAAGGGCACGGAAGGGTCCATCACGTACAACGAATGGTCCTTCGCCCAGGCGCAACACCTGAACATGGCCAAGATCGTCACGTCGGCGGGTCCGGACCCGGTGGCGATCACCACCGACACGGTGGGCAAGACGATCGCCGGAGCCTCGATCCTCGGGCAGGGCAACGACCTGGTCCTCGACACGATTTCGTTCTACCGGCCCAAGCAGGCCGGCGCGTACCCGATCGTGCTGGCGACGTATGAGGTTGTGTGCTCGAAGTACCCCGATTCCCAGGTCGGCGCGGCGGTGAAGGCATTCCTGCAGAGCACCATCGGTGCCGGCCAGAATGGCTTGGGGGACAACGGATACATCCCCATTCCGGACGCGTTCGGATCCAGGTTGTCGGCTGCGGTCAACGCGATCTCGTGA
- a CDS encoding SDR family oxidoreductase: protein MILDRFRLDDKVAVITGGGRGLGAAIAVAFAEAGADVLIASRTESQLEAVAEEVRAAGRKAHIVTADLAHPEATAKLAEQAVEAFGKLDIVVNNVGGTMPNTLLTTSTKDLKDAFTFNVATAHALTIAAVPLMLEHSGGGSIINITSTMGRLAGRGFAAYATAKAALAHYTRSSALDLCPRIRVNAIAPGSILTSALDVVASNDELREPMEKVTPMRRLGDPVDIAAAAVYLASPAGSFLTGKTLEVDGGLTYPNLDIPVPDL, encoded by the coding sequence ATGATCCTTGACAGGTTCCGTCTCGACGACAAAGTCGCCGTCATCACTGGTGGCGGCCGTGGTCTCGGGGCGGCCATCGCGGTGGCGTTCGCCGAAGCCGGCGCCGACGTTCTGATCGCTTCGCGCACGGAATCCCAACTAGAGGCCGTCGCCGAAGAGGTCCGCGCCGCGGGTCGCAAGGCACACATCGTGACCGCCGACCTGGCTCATCCGGAGGCCACCGCGAAGCTGGCCGAGCAGGCCGTCGAGGCCTTCGGGAAGCTCGACATCGTCGTCAACAACGTCGGCGGGACCATGCCCAACACGCTGCTCACCACGTCGACAAAAGACCTCAAGGACGCATTCACCTTCAACGTCGCCACCGCCCACGCGCTCACCATCGCGGCGGTGCCGTTGATGCTGGAGCACTCCGGCGGCGGCAGCATCATCAACATCACCTCGACGATGGGCCGGCTGGCCGGACGCGGATTCGCCGCCTACGCCACCGCCAAAGCCGCGCTGGCTCACTACACGCGATCGTCCGCACTGGACCTGTGCCCACGCATCCGGGTCAACGCGATCGCGCCCGGCTCGATCCTGACCTCCGCACTCGACGTGGTGGCCTCCAACGACGAATTGCGCGAGCCGATGGAGAAGGTGACCCCGATGCGCCGCCTCGGCGACCCGGTCGACATTGCCGCTGCGGCAGTCTATTTGGCGTCGCCAGCGGGCAGCTTCCTTACCGGTAAAACGCTCGAGGTCGACGGTGGCCTCACCTACCCGAATCTCGACATCCCCGTCCCGGACCTGTGA
- a CDS encoding diacylglycerol kinase, whose protein sequence is MPIPVVQLGTGNVGVHALKALITNPEFELRGVWVSSDSKAGKDAAELAGLADSTGVLASTDLDAVLATGPQCAVYNALADNRLPEALEDYRRVLAAGINVVGSGPVFLQYPWEVIPEELIKPLEDAAREGNSSLYVNGIDPGFANDLLPLALAGTCQSIQQIRCMEIVDYATYDSAAVMFDVMGFGKPMDELPMLLQPGVLSLAWGSVIRQIAAGLGITLDAVTQEYVRIPAPEDFDIASGHIAKGTAAALRFEVFGMVDGKAAVVLEHVTRLREDLCPEWPQPAQEGGSYRIEITGEPSYAVDVCLGSPNGDHNHAGLVATAMRVVNAIPAVVAAAPGIVTTLDLPLVTGKGPYLPG, encoded by the coding sequence ATGCCCATCCCCGTCGTCCAATTGGGCACCGGCAATGTCGGTGTCCACGCACTGAAAGCGCTTATCACCAACCCCGAATTCGAGCTCAGAGGCGTCTGGGTGTCCTCGGATTCCAAAGCCGGTAAGGATGCGGCAGAGCTTGCCGGACTTGCGGATTCGACCGGTGTGCTGGCCAGCACCGACCTCGATGCCGTGCTTGCCACCGGGCCACAGTGCGCGGTGTACAACGCACTGGCCGACAACCGGCTGCCCGAGGCACTCGAGGACTACCGGCGTGTCCTGGCGGCCGGAATCAACGTCGTCGGCAGCGGACCGGTCTTTTTGCAATACCCATGGGAAGTGATTCCGGAGGAGCTGATCAAGCCGCTGGAAGATGCTGCCCGCGAGGGAAATTCGAGTCTCTACGTCAACGGGATCGATCCCGGTTTCGCCAACGACCTGTTGCCGCTGGCGCTGGCCGGCACCTGTCAGAGCATCCAGCAGATTCGGTGCATGGAGATCGTCGACTACGCGACCTACGACAGCGCCGCGGTCATGTTCGACGTCATGGGCTTTGGTAAGCCGATGGACGAGCTGCCGATGCTGCTGCAGCCCGGTGTGCTGAGCTTGGCGTGGGGATCGGTGATCCGGCAAATCGCAGCGGGCTTGGGCATCACGCTCGACGCCGTCACTCAGGAGTACGTCCGGATTCCTGCGCCCGAGGACTTCGACATCGCGTCGGGTCATATCGCCAAGGGCACCGCCGCGGCACTGCGGTTCGAGGTGTTCGGGATGGTCGACGGCAAGGCCGCCGTCGTGCTGGAACACGTCACCCGGTTGCGCGAGGACCTGTGCCCCGAGTGGCCGCAACCCGCTCAAGAGGGCGGTTCCTATCGCATCGAGATCACCGGCGAACCGTCCTACGCGGTCGACGTCTGCCTGGGCAGCCCCAACGGCGATCACAACCACGCCGGATTGGTGGCCACCGCGATGCGGGTGGTCAATGCGATCCCGGCAGTGGTGGCCGCGGCCCCGGGAATCGTGACCACCCTCGACCTGCCACTGGTCACCGGTAAGGGGCCCTACTTGCCCGGGTGA
- a CDS encoding LLM class F420-dependent oxidoreductase encodes MLVAKDFRFGMSMRFFKSREALLDKAKRAEDSGFDILCVPDHLGAAAPFPTLTAVAMHTTTLRLSMYVLNSAFYKPALLSRDMQGLDLLSDGRLEIGLGTGYVREEFEAAEIPYPSAGARVDYLEHMTKYLKEHHPSTPLIIAGNGDRVLTIAARNANIIGLTGSKVNDVEDPFAERVDFVRKAAGDRFDTLELNLAITAMPRDGETEPDLKLTRAYAPELSDEEILSQPSVLSGSPAEIADTLRTYREKYGVSSFTVQDNNIANFSKVIAELR; translated from the coding sequence TTGTTGGTGGCCAAGGATTTTCGATTTGGCATGAGTATGCGGTTCTTCAAGTCGCGCGAGGCACTCCTCGACAAGGCGAAGCGCGCGGAAGATTCCGGCTTCGACATTCTTTGTGTTCCTGACCATTTGGGTGCCGCGGCACCCTTTCCCACCCTGACCGCGGTCGCAATGCACACCACGACGCTGCGGCTGAGCATGTACGTGCTCAACTCCGCGTTCTACAAACCGGCCCTGCTCAGCCGGGACATGCAGGGCCTGGACTTGCTTTCCGACGGCCGACTCGAGATCGGGCTCGGTACCGGCTACGTCCGCGAAGAGTTCGAGGCCGCGGAGATCCCCTATCCCAGTGCGGGCGCCCGGGTCGACTACCTCGAGCACATGACGAAGTATCTGAAGGAACACCACCCGTCGACGCCGCTGATCATCGCCGGCAACGGTGACCGCGTGCTGACCATCGCGGCCCGCAACGCCAACATCATCGGATTGACCGGCTCCAAGGTAAACGACGTCGAGGATCCGTTCGCCGAACGGGTCGACTTCGTCCGCAAGGCCGCCGGCGATCGGTTCGACACACTCGAGCTGAACCTGGCGATCACGGCGATGCCGCGCGACGGCGAGACCGAGCCCGACCTGAAACTCACCCGCGCCTACGCACCCGAGCTCTCCGATGAGGAGATCCTGTCCCAGCCCTCGGTGCTCAGCGGTTCACCCGCCGAGATCGCCGACACGTTGCGCACCTACCGGGAGAAGTACGGCGTGTCCTCCTTCACCGTGCAGGACAACAACATCGCCAACTTCTCGAAGGTGATCGCCGAACTGCGCTGA